The genomic segment TTTCTATTTCGTCTTTTGGAAGTTTTCTGTTTTTTAGACCGAAGGCTACATTGGCTTTTACCGTCATGTTGGGAAAGATGGCGTAGTTTTGGAAAACCATTCCGATATTTCTTTTTGCAGGGTCTTTAGCATTTATTCTGTCTTCACCGAAGTAGAAATCCCCGCCTTCGATGGAATTGAATCCGGCAATCATCCTTAGAAGCGTTGTTTTACCGCATCCGGAAGGGCCGAGGAGCGTAAAGAATTCGCCCTCTTTGATATTCAGAGAAAGATCTTCTATGACAATGTTTTCTCCGTACTTTTTTACAGCATTTTTTATAGAGATGTTTACGCTCATTTTGTTCTCCTATAAAAACTTTTGCGCAAATTACATCTAGTGGGAAGCTCTAAAAACCGAAGTTTTTGGACTGCTCCGTCTCCATTAATTTCCGAAAAAGTTTTTAGCCGTGCCGGTTCCTGCACAAGGAGCGTTGTATCCGTATGCAGAATACCTACACGGCAGTAATTTTGTATTCTTTATTTTGTAATTAAATCAATCCACTTTTCCTGCCATTCTTTTTTGTGTTCTGCACAATAATTGATATCTTCGTATGCAACATTGATAGTAGAAAACGCAGGCATATTTTTACTTGTATTCTCGACGGAAGTCATTACCGGTCTGATTGTCGTCGGTGCATAGCCTTTTTGACCTTCTTCTGAAATGATGAAGTCGATAAAAGCTTTTGCGTTGTCCATATTCTTGCAATTTTTGACGATCGCCGCTCCGGCCGGAAGCCAAACAGCCCCCTCTTCGGGATAGACAACCATCAGATTCGTTGCTCCGTCTTCAAGCAGGCTGATACAGGGATCTTCATAAGATACGCCGACTGCATACTCACCGTCCGCCGTAGCCTTGTAAATCTGACTTGATGATGAGATAATCGACCCGTTAAGCTGTTTAACAAACTGCGCAACAAATTCCCACGCTTTATCGTCATAGGGTTTGTCGCCCATAACTAAGGAGCATATTGGTCAATTCCGCCCAAGCGCTTGAAGAAGCGGCAGGGTCTCCCATTGCAATTTTTCCCTTTAGCTCAGGCCGTAAAAGATCTTTATATCCTTTAAATTCTTCGGGGTTCAAACCGATTTCCTTAAACACATCCTTATTAACAAGGAGCGCTGCGCTTCCCGACAGCTTTGTATAGGTGAAATATCCGTTATAGCTTTGATATGCTTCCGGCAAATTTTTATCATTCGGCGAAACATATTGCTCGTAAAGATCGGGATGGTCTTTCCAGAAAGCAAGGTTTACTGCGCCCCAATTGATGTCGGCTTGAGGATTTGCTTTTTCCGCCTCAAGTCTGGCAAGAACGTCCCCTGTACCCATTGACTGGAGAATAACCTTGATGCCCGTTGCTTTTTCAAAAGCGGGAACAACTGCGGCTATTTCGGAATCCGAATTGGGAGAGTAAATAACAACTTCTTTACTCATCTGCGTGCCGGTGTCTTTTACGGCTGTCTGATCGGCGTCTTTCTTTGCACAAGAGGCAAAAGAAAACAGCACAACCGTAACCAATAATAAAAAGCTTTTTTTCATACTATCATCCTCCTACTTATTGATAGTTTTTTTCTGCCGAATCGTTTATTGCATGAACAAATCTTTCGGCTATTTCTTTAGGACGTGTTATTGCTCCGCCGACGACAACCGCCAATGCGCCGAGCTTCAGCATTTCAGCTGCATCTTCCGGCCTGTGAATGCGGCCCTCTGCGATAAGCGGAACGGAAATGGAGGAAGCAATTTTTTCCGCAAGCCGGTAATTCGGCCCGTCAAGGACGGATGCGGTGTTGCCGCCTACATACCCGTTCATAGTAGTACCCACAAAATCTACTCCGGCGGCGGCTGCATTGTATGCATCCTCAAAAGAAGCGCAGTCGGCCATCAAGAGCTGATGGGGATATTTTTTCTTTATTGCACGTATGTATTCGGAAGCGGTTAAGTT from the Treponema vincentii F0403 genome contains:
- a CDS encoding N-acetylmannosamine-6-phosphate 2-epimerase, with the translated sequence MTKEEFISCVKGGLIVSCQALPGEPLYRPEGGIMPLMAKAAEEAGAKGIRCNGVKDVTGIKKTVKLPVIGIIKKNYDGFEAYITPSMDEVDQLVAVGCEVIAIDCTSLSRPGNLTASEYIRAIKKKYPHQLLMADCASFEDAYNAAAAGVDFVGTTMNGYVGGNTASVLDGPNYRLAEKIASSISVPLIAEGRIHRPEDAAEMLKLGALAVVVGGAITRPKEIAERFVHAINDSAEKNYQ
- a CDS encoding extracellular solute-binding protein, which gives rise to MGDKPYDDKAWEFVAQFVKQLNGSIISSSSQIYKATADGEYAVGVSYEDPCISLLEDGATNLMVVYPEEGAVWLPAGAAIVKNCKNMDNAKAFIDFIISEEGQKGYAPTTIRPVMTSVENTSKNMPAFSTINVAYEDINYCAEHKKEWQEKWIDLITK
- a CDS encoding extracellular solute-binding protein: MKKSFLLLVTVVLFSFASCAKKDADQTAVKDTGTQMSKEVVIYSPNSDSEIAAVVPAFEKATGIKVILQSMGTGDVLARLEAEKANPQADINWGAVNLAFWKDHPDLYEQYVSPNDKNLPEAYQSYNGYFTYTKLSGSAALLVNKDVFKEIGLNPEEFKGYKDLLRPELKGKIAMGDPAASSSAWAELTNMLLSYGRQTL